ACTCCATAAAAAGCTATACAGGAGTAATTAAGGGTCCATTCCTCTCTAAAGCTGCGTTGCCCTTTTTCTTCTTGAGAAACAAAAGCAGCCGTGCCTTGAGTGAAAACCGGATCGACAGCGTGAACAGATCTACCGAATCTGAACTGAACAGGTCCGGTATATGTTATGCTGCTTATACCTTTCTCTTTTTTCTTCTTTTTATCTTTAGATTCGCTTTCATCAGAACTTTTCTCCTTTTTTTCTGATTTGAAAGCCAATGTCCCACCGAATAGTCTTAAGTCTATAAATTTGTTTAGCAGATTTTTGCTAACTACTGAGGTATTTTCAGGATTCATTTTTGTTGGATCTTCACCAAGAACAGCTGCAGCTCTTTTTGTTGCAGTTACTGCTTCGCCATTAATAAAAATATCTGATTTAGTATCCTGAAGATGATCCCTTATCGTTCTCTTCAACCTTACATCCGAAACAATGTTTACTCCGGTAGTTATGTCTAGCCTAGGTTTGTTGCTATCCATTGGATCGCCATTTGGATTCCCGTCTTTGACATCGTAAACGAAGACAATTTCATGCCTATTCTTTATCGCCATTATTCTTCCCCCCCCACTATTTCTCTTGCATCTTTGGGTTCAGCTTCTGCTGGGTTCAGTTCCTTTCTGAAAACTCCTGTTGCGAGTTCAC
The sequence above is drawn from the Mesotoga infera genome and encodes:
- the cas7b gene encoding type I-B CRISPR-associated protein Cas7/Csh2, producing MAIKNRHEIVFVYDVKDGNPNGDPMDSNKPRLDITTGVNIVSDVRLKRTIRDHLQDTKSDIFINGEAVTATKRAAAVLGEDPTKMNPENTSVVSKNLLNKFIDLRLFGGTLAFKSEKKEKSSDESESKDKKKKKEKGISSITYTGPVQFRFGRSVHAVDPVFTQGTAAFVSQEEKGQRSFREEWTLNYSCIAFYGVVNQNTAEKTLLSDEDLKKMFEAMWDGTKDLITRSKMEQLPRLLIDVVYNEGGNFHIGELDKAIELKSDLPDEKIRGIEDFALEVSKLKELLDTYKDKIKEVRYMIDSRLKLTLDAGEFMIEDLLPGKTKYLEK